One segment of Desulfocurvus vexinensis DSM 17965 DNA contains the following:
- a CDS encoding RNA-binding domain-containing protein has translation METAELIDILSRGEDSGHQFKLNINNAGGLAAEIVAFSNAVGGRIFIGVNDDGSVHGLSNADVGRLNQLIANAASQNVHPAVNPLTENVPHPSGTVLVVTIPEGINKPYMDKDGVIWVKNGADKRRATSREEIQRLFQQVGLVHADETPASRLGAGDVDMPYFETFFQEQFGESLAQHSLPLPQLLSNMNLMNQGQLNVAGALLFAKAPHYALPAFIVKAVAFYGTEIEDEDYIDSRDITGKLADMFQQTMGFISANTRALQEDRGINSVGRPEVPRIVWEELVANALIHRDYFISAPVRVLVFTDRVEIVSPGHLPNNLTIENIKAGNSNIRNPILASFAAKLLPYRGLGSGLLRALRAWPAIEFIDDRTGNFFKVIVTRPAVTPATRAVDLDEEHTE, from the coding sequence ATGGAAACAGCAGAGTTAATCGACATCCTTAGCCGGGGCGAGGACAGCGGCCATCAGTTTAAATTGAATATAAATAATGCAGGTGGATTGGCGGCAGAGATCGTTGCTTTCAGCAACGCAGTCGGCGGGCGCATCTTCATCGGCGTAAACGACGATGGTTCGGTGCATGGCCTCTCCAACGCCGATGTTGGCCGCCTCAACCAACTCATCGCCAATGCGGCTTCACAAAACGTTCACCCTGCAGTGAATCCTTTGACTGAAAACGTACCCCACCCCTCTGGCACAGTGCTGGTGGTCACCATTCCCGAGGGCATCAACAAGCCCTACATGGACAAGGACGGAGTGATCTGGGTAAAAAATGGCGCCGATAAACGCCGAGCCACGTCGCGTGAGGAAATCCAGCGTCTATTCCAGCAGGTCGGCCTGGTTCATGCCGATGAAACCCCGGCGTCGAGGCTGGGGGCTGGCGATGTGGACATGCCCTACTTCGAGACGTTCTTTCAAGAGCAATTTGGCGAATCCCTTGCCCAGCACAGCCTGCCGTTGCCCCAATTGCTGAGCAACATGAACCTAATGAACCAGGGGCAACTCAATGTCGCGGGCGCGCTGTTGTTTGCCAAGGCACCGCATTACGCACTGCCCGCCTTCATCGTCAAGGCGGTGGCGTTTTACGGAACGGAGATTGAGGACGAGGATTACATCGATAGCCGGGATATCACTGGAAAACTTGCAGATATGTTTCAGCAAACCATGGGATTCATCAGCGCCAACACCCGCGCACTGCAAGAGGATCGAGGCATCAATTCCGTGGGTCGCCCCGAAGTGCCCCGCATCGTATGGGAAGAGCTGGTCGCCAATGCGCTTATCCATCGCGATTACTTTATCAGCGCCCCGGTGCGGGTGCTGGTGTTCACGGATCGTGTCGAGATCGTTAGCCCTGGTCATCTCCCCAACAATTTGACAATCGAAAACATCAAAGCTGGCAACTCCAACATCCGCAATCCCATCCTCGCCTCCTTCGCCGCAAAGCTTCTGCCCTATCGCGGGTTGGGCAGCGGCCTGCTGCGTGCCTTGCGAGCCTGGCCCGCAATTGAGTTCATCGACGACCGCACGGGCAATTTCTTTAAGGTCATAGTGACGCGGCCCGCCGTGACGCCAGCAACGAGGGCGGTCGACTTGGATGAGGAGCACACGGAATAA
- the dprA gene encoding DNA-processing protein DprA, with the protein MHEDRLSELRASLALRHSPGIGPHTWRALLEHYGSACEAVADARAWRRLGLVRADASGPFLSRAWETGAARELDRALALGAETVLWADPQYPPLLRMIPDPPLVLYCRGDLGLLRGPAVAIVGSRKYAPEGMLAASRIGRGLSAAGITVVSGMAWGIDREAHLAGLTGPGSSVAVLGTGLDRVYPSRNVDVFKRLGEQGLVVTEFAPGTGPEAGNFPVRNRIVSGLSLGVVVAQAAARSGSRITARLALEQGREVYVFPGPECDCAFEGCRALAEEGALPVAGAEAILADLAPRLRLALERRDLPPPAPPGRARQMALDLGASAARPGDGAAPRPAPRRAAPAPPAPRRPAPAPPARGAGPRPPAPAPLPPSGAAVPPVSAPALPEDPDQRAVLLALAGDRRLHIDALGRELGWDAARLSRVLLLLEVDGQVRQWPGMQYSLA; encoded by the coding sequence ATGCACGAGGACCGGCTTTCGGAATTGCGGGCCAGCCTGGCGCTGCGCCACAGCCCGGGCATCGGCCCGCATACCTGGCGGGCGCTGCTGGAGCATTACGGCAGCGCGTGCGAGGCCGTGGCTGACGCCCGCGCCTGGCGCCGCCTGGGCCTTGTGCGCGCCGACGCCTCGGGGCCCTTCCTCTCCCGCGCCTGGGAGACCGGGGCCGCCCGCGAACTGGACCGCGCCCTGGCCCTGGGTGCCGAGACCGTGCTGTGGGCCGACCCGCAGTACCCGCCGCTGCTGCGCATGATTCCCGACCCGCCGCTTGTGCTCTACTGCCGGGGCGACCTGGGCCTGCTGCGCGGCCCGGCGGTGGCCATCGTCGGCTCGCGCAAGTACGCGCCCGAGGGGATGCTCGCGGCCTCGCGCATCGGGCGCGGGCTCTCCGCCGCCGGGATCACGGTGGTCTCGGGCATGGCCTGGGGCATCGACCGCGAGGCGCACCTGGCCGGGCTCACGGGGCCGGGCTCGTCCGTGGCCGTGCTGGGTACGGGCCTGGACCGCGTCTACCCCTCGCGCAACGTGGACGTGTTCAAGCGCCTGGGCGAGCAGGGCCTCGTGGTCACGGAATTCGCCCCGGGCACGGGCCCCGAGGCGGGCAATTTCCCGGTGCGCAACCGTATCGTCAGCGGCCTGTCCCTGGGGGTGGTGGTGGCCCAGGCCGCCGCGCGCAGCGGCTCGCGCATCACGGCCCGGCTGGCCCTGGAGCAGGGCCGCGAGGTCTACGTTTTCCCCGGGCCCGAGTGCGACTGCGCCTTCGAGGGCTGCCGGGCCCTGGCCGAGGAGGGCGCCCTGCCCGTGGCCGGGGCCGAGGCCATCCTGGCCGACCTCGCCCCGCGCCTGCGCCTGGCCCTGGAGCGGCGCGACCTCCCGCCGCCCGCGCCCCCGGGCCGCGCGCGCCAGATGGCCCTGGACCTGGGCGCCTCCGCCGCCCGGCCCGGCGACGGCGCCGCGCCCCGGCCCGCGCCGCGCCGCGCCGCCCCGGCGCCCCCCGCGCCGCGCCGCCCCGCCCCGGCGCCCCCCGCGCGCGGGGCGGGCCCGCGCCCTCCGGCCCCGGCTCCGTTGCCGCCCTCCGGCGCTGCCGTGCCTCCCGTTTCCGCGCCCGCCCTGCCGGAGGACCCGGACCAGCGGGCCGTGCTCCTGGCCCTGGCCGGAGACAGGCGGCTGCACATCGACGCCCTGGGCCGCGAGCTGGGCTGGGACGCCGCCCGCCTCTCGCGGGTGCTGCTGCTGCTCGAAGTGGACGGGCAGGTCCGCCAATGGCCGGGGATGCAATACAGCCTGGCTTGA
- a CDS encoding chemotaxis protein CheA has translation MSQDFMDPEIFADFIIEAREHLETIEPNLLELEQSPENLALLNEIFRPMHSLKGASGFLGLNKINKLAHRAENIMDELRKGRMAVTSEIMDIILSSTDMLRTMIENLESEGGEGEVDTESLIAALDALLAGEAPAPKAAAAPKAAAPAPKPAPAAPAPKAAAPAPAAPAPKPAPAPKPAPAAPAFDAAPYALSVVAREHLDDFMEEAKEIVENLNGALVSLEKDPGKGGETVNDVFRYFHNLKGNSGIIGYRELNGLTHEAETLLNRVRKGEMASSNAMIDLLLGVVDMIETLIGAIDTASAQVTPLDTAALVARLQAAVESGEVAPAAEAAPEEPAGASDAPAPAPAPAAADSGTDSDDLKVFSETVGQQLANITLALDSLEQDPGRKDSVDGLHRSLVSVQNSAQYMGLDDIKINAERTAGLVAQARDADLDFALMVDILRQECSILAEIVAKEIERLGGEAGPGGDEPLVSAMDEDAPAPAPQPAPAPEPEPEPEPEPEEDEDRTVVQAPAPARAASGPRGVDRTPVARPAPAAPRPEAARAEAASAAPAAPAAGGKKPKVSSTIRVDHEKLDHLMNLIGELIINRNRFAMLARNLETGGQAIDVSEVASNLTETTYAMARISDDLQDTIMKVRMVPVNTVFSRFPRLVRDLSRKSGKKVELIMEGEETELDKSVIEEIGDPLVHMIRNSVDHGLESNEERLAKGKPETGRVWLRAYHQGNSVAIEVEDDGRGIDPAKMREVGVKKGMVTPEEAKALDDQQAIGLIFEPGFSGAEKVTDISGRGVGMDVVKTNIKNLKGSVNINTEVGRGTRFTIALPLTLAIIDALMIKVAGDTYAIPLEAVSETTKIEVRRFTEVNGRKAVTLRGEVLGIMDLCEVLGLPANAEKRDIVPIVVIQDNNRRLGLVVDTLLERQEIVIKPLGDYLGEKEGLSGATIMGDGSVVLILDPHEIYRMTTNRGGSSGM, from the coding sequence ATGAGCCAGGATTTCATGGATCCTGAAATTTTCGCGGATTTCATCATCGAGGCCCGGGAACATCTGGAGACCATCGAGCCCAACCTGCTCGAACTGGAACAGTCTCCGGAAAACCTGGCGCTGCTCAACGAGATTTTCCGTCCGATGCACTCCCTCAAGGGCGCCTCGGGGTTCCTGGGGCTGAACAAGATCAACAAGCTCGCCCACCGCGCCGAAAACATCATGGACGAGCTGCGCAAGGGCCGCATGGCCGTGACCTCGGAGATCATGGACATCATCTTGTCGTCCACCGACATGCTGCGGACCATGATCGAGAACCTGGAGTCCGAGGGCGGCGAGGGCGAGGTGGACACCGAAAGCCTCATCGCCGCCCTGGACGCCCTGCTGGCGGGCGAGGCCCCGGCGCCCAAGGCCGCCGCCGCGCCCAAGGCCGCCGCCCCGGCCCCCAAGCCCGCGCCTGCGGCCCCGGCCCCCAAGGCCGCCGCCCCCGCGCCCGCAGCCCCGGCGCCCAAACCGGCCCCGGCCCCCAAGCCCGCGCCCGCCGCCCCGGCCTTCGACGCCGCGCCCTACGCCCTGAGCGTGGTGGCCCGCGAGCACCTGGACGATTTCATGGAAGAGGCCAAGGAGATCGTCGAGAACCTGAACGGCGCCCTGGTCAGCCTGGAAAAGGACCCCGGCAAGGGCGGCGAGACGGTCAACGACGTGTTCCGCTACTTCCACAACCTCAAGGGCAACAGCGGCATCATCGGCTACCGCGAGCTCAACGGCCTGACCCACGAGGCCGAGACCCTGCTCAACCGCGTGCGCAAGGGCGAAATGGCCAGTTCCAACGCCATGATCGACCTGCTGCTGGGCGTGGTGGACATGATCGAGACGCTCATCGGCGCCATCGACACCGCCTCGGCCCAGGTCACGCCGCTGGACACTGCGGCCCTGGTGGCCCGCCTCCAGGCGGCGGTGGAGAGCGGCGAGGTCGCCCCTGCGGCCGAGGCCGCGCCCGAGGAGCCCGCCGGGGCCTCAGATGCCCCCGCGCCCGCCCCGGCGCCTGCGGCCGCCGACTCCGGCACCGACTCCGACGATCTCAAGGTCTTCAGCGAGACCGTGGGCCAGCAGCTGGCCAACATCACCTTGGCCTTGGACTCCCTGGAGCAGGACCCCGGGCGCAAGGATTCCGTGGACGGCCTGCACCGCTCCCTGGTCTCGGTGCAGAACTCCGCCCAGTACATGGGCCTGGACGACATCAAGATCAACGCGGAGCGCACGGCGGGCCTTGTGGCCCAGGCCCGCGACGCGGACCTGGACTTCGCGCTGATGGTGGACATCCTGCGCCAGGAGTGTTCCATCCTCGCCGAAATCGTGGCCAAGGAGATCGAGCGCCTGGGCGGCGAGGCCGGGCCGGGCGGCGACGAGCCGCTGGTGTCGGCCATGGACGAGGACGCGCCCGCCCCCGCGCCGCAGCCCGCGCCCGCGCCTGAGCCCGAGCCCGAGCCCGAGCCTGAGCCCGAGGAGGACGAGGACCGGACCGTGGTCCAGGCCCCGGCGCCCGCCCGCGCGGCGTCCGGCCCCCGGGGGGTGGACCGCACCCCCGTCGCCCGGCCCGCCCCGGCGGCCCCGCGCCCCGAGGCCGCGCGCGCCGAGGCCGCTTCCGCCGCCCCCGCCGCCCCCGCCGCCGGTGGCAAGAAGCCCAAGGTCTCCTCGACCATCCGTGTGGACCATGAAAAGCTCGACCACCTGATGAACCTTATCGGCGAGCTGATCATCAACCGCAACCGCTTCGCCATGCTGGCCCGCAACCTGGAAACGGGCGGGCAGGCCATCGACGTGTCCGAGGTGGCCTCCAATCTCACCGAGACGACCTACGCCATGGCCCGCATCTCCGACGACCTGCAGGACACCATCATGAAGGTGCGCATGGTCCCGGTGAACACGGTGTTCTCGCGTTTCCCGCGCCTGGTGCGCGACCTCTCGCGCAAGAGCGGCAAGAAGGTCGAGCTGATCATGGAAGGCGAGGAGACCGAGCTGGACAAGAGCGTCATCGAGGAGATCGGCGACCCGCTGGTGCACATGATCCGCAACTCCGTGGACCACGGCCTGGAGTCCAACGAGGAGCGCCTGGCCAAGGGCAAGCCCGAGACGGGCCGCGTGTGGCTGCGCGCCTATCACCAGGGCAACTCCGTGGCCATCGAGGTCGAGGACGACGGGCGCGGCATCGACCCGGCGAAGATGCGCGAGGTGGGCGTCAAGAAGGGCATGGTCACCCCCGAGGAGGCCAAGGCCCTGGACGACCAGCAGGCCATCGGGCTGATCTTCGAGCCCGGCTTCTCCGGCGCCGAGAAGGTCACGGACATCTCCGGGCGCGGCGTGGGCATGGACGTGGTCAAGACCAACATCAAGAACCTCAAGGGCTCGGTGAACATCAACACCGAGGTCGGCCGGGGCACGCGCTTCACCATCGCCCTGCCCCTGACCCTGGCCATCATCGACGCCCTGATGATCAAGGTCGCCGGAGACACCTACGCCATCCCCCTGGAGGCCGTGTCCGAGACGACCAAGATCGAGGTCCGCCGCTTCACCGAGGTCAACGGGCGCAAGGCCGTGACCCTGCGCGGCGAGGTGCTGGGCATCATGGACCTGTGCGAGGTGCTCGGCCTGCCCGCCAACGCCGAAAAGCGCGACATCGTGCCCATCGTGGTCATCCAGGACAACAACCGCCGCCTGGGGCTGGTGGTGGACACCCTGCTCGAGCGCCAGGAGATCGTCATCAAGCCCCTGGGCGACTACCTGGGCGAGAAGGAAGGCCTGTCCGGCGCGACCATCATGGGCGACGGCTCGGTGGTGCTCATCCTCGACCCGCACGAGATCTACCGCATGACCACCAACCGGGGCGGCAGTTCGGGCATGTAG
- a CDS encoding tyrosine recombinase XerC produces the protein MSWTAAGPEPALPDLALAFLGHLDVEKGYSPATVEAYGRDLEQFEHFLAARGAGLHDPAALTRDHVRGFMAELHRAGTSKASVARKLSTLRSFFKYLARAGLVTADPTAGVRNPKQDARHPRALNVDQALALMEAEAGADPESLRDLALAELLYGSGLRISEALNLDVDDFDPGSGIVRVMGKGSKERLAPLSEAGRQRLAQYLRVRGEFTASLAEKALFLGVRGARMQRRQACRILDKLAALAGLPQGVHPHMLRHSFATHLLESGADLRSVQELLGHARLTTTQRYTHLSVDKLVRAYDKAHPKARVKGGKGPGGKGA, from the coding sequence ATGTCCTGGACCGCCGCCGGGCCTGAACCGGCCCTGCCCGACCTGGCCCTGGCCTTCCTGGGCCACCTGGACGTGGAAAAAGGCTACAGCCCCGCCACCGTCGAGGCCTATGGCCGCGACCTGGAACAGTTCGAGCACTTCCTCGCCGCGCGCGGCGCCGGGCTGCACGACCCCGCCGCCCTGACCCGCGACCACGTGCGCGGCTTCATGGCCGAACTGCACCGCGCGGGCACGAGCAAGGCCTCCGTGGCCCGCAAGCTCTCCACCCTGCGCTCGTTCTTCAAATACCTCGCCCGGGCCGGGCTGGTGACGGCAGACCCCACCGCCGGGGTGCGCAACCCCAAGCAGGACGCCCGCCACCCCCGCGCCCTCAACGTGGACCAGGCCCTGGCCCTCATGGAGGCCGAGGCCGGAGCTGACCCCGAAAGCCTGCGCGACCTGGCCCTGGCCGAACTGCTCTACGGCTCGGGGCTGCGCATCAGCGAGGCCCTGAATCTCGATGTGGACGACTTCGACCCCGGCTCGGGCATCGTGCGCGTCATGGGCAAGGGCTCCAAGGAGCGCCTGGCCCCGCTCTCCGAAGCCGGGCGCCAGCGCCTGGCCCAGTACCTGCGCGTGCGCGGCGAATTCACCGCCAGCCTGGCCGAAAAGGCGCTGTTCCTCGGCGTGCGCGGGGCGCGCATGCAGCGCCGCCAGGCCTGCCGCATCCTCGACAAGCTCGCCGCCCTGGCCGGGCTGCCCCAGGGCGTCCATCCGCACATGCTGCGCCACAGCTTCGCCACCCACCTGCTGGAATCCGGCGCCGACCTGCGCAGCGTCCAGGAGTTGCTCGGCCACGCCCGCCTGACCACCACCCAGCGCTACACCCACCTGAGCGTGGACAAGCTCGTGCGCGCCTACGACAAGGCCCACCCCAAAGCCCGCGTGAAAGGCGGCAAAGGCCCGGGCGGCAAGGGCGCGTAG
- a CDS encoding GGDEF domain-containing protein, with product MSAGRTPQPPAPPAPPAPEEFQVFLVSPDPELRDLLEGLDLPFEARWHWFDAPRAAVERLLTAPPDLLLVDGLGSADATGAGALDGRRLVAMVKGENVYRRTPVILILDTDALDHGLDWASVQADDFLLRQPGLPLPGAGPGLLLLPLDPVETAARIALTMQRARRTQDTNPLTLLPGNTSIMQAVQARILAREHFALGYADLDHFKAFNDKYGFARGDEVLRMAARLLVNTVREVAGAGAFVGHVGGDDFVFVVPGAVAQAVCERFIAAFDAIVPGFYDADDRARGAIASCDRAGTPCTFPLMAVSIAVVVNHDAKLAHYGEASSIASDLKKRAKAKAGSNYVLDRRRA from the coding sequence GTGAGCGCAGGCCGGACCCCGCAGCCGCCCGCCCCGCCCGCGCCGCCCGCGCCCGAGGAGTTCCAGGTCTTCCTGGTCAGCCCCGACCCCGAGCTGCGCGACCTGCTCGAAGGCCTGGACCTGCCCTTCGAGGCCCGTTGGCACTGGTTCGACGCGCCCCGGGCCGCCGTGGAGCGGCTGCTCACCGCCCCGCCGGACCTTCTGCTGGTGGACGGCCTGGGCAGCGCGGACGCCACGGGCGCGGGCGCCCTGGACGGACGGCGCCTGGTGGCCATGGTCAAAGGCGAAAACGTCTACCGCCGCACCCCGGTCATCCTCATCCTGGACACCGACGCCCTGGACCACGGCCTGGACTGGGCCAGCGTGCAGGCCGACGACTTCCTGCTGCGCCAGCCCGGGCTGCCCCTGCCCGGCGCCGGGCCCGGGCTCCTGCTGCTGCCCCTGGACCCCGTGGAGACCGCTGCGCGCATCGCCCTGACCATGCAGCGCGCCCGGCGCACCCAGGACACCAACCCCCTGACCCTGCTGCCCGGCAACACCAGCATCATGCAGGCCGTGCAGGCGCGCATCCTGGCCCGCGAACACTTCGCCCTGGGCTACGCCGACCTCGACCACTTCAAGGCCTTCAACGACAAGTACGGCTTCGCGCGCGGCGACGAGGTGCTGCGCATGGCCGCGCGCCTGCTGGTCAACACCGTGCGCGAGGTGGCCGGGGCCGGGGCCTTCGTGGGCCATGTGGGCGGCGACGATTTCGTGTTCGTCGTGCCCGGCGCTGTGGCCCAGGCCGTGTGCGAGCGCTTCATCGCCGCCTTCGACGCCATCGTGCCCGGCTTCTACGACGCCGACGACCGTGCCCGGGGCGCCATCGCCTCCTGCGACCGCGCGGGCACGCCCTGCACCTTCCCGCTCATGGCCGTATCCATCGCCGTGGTCGTCAACCACGACGCCAAGCTCGCCCACTACGGCGAGGCCTCCTCCATCGCCTCGGACCTCAAGAAACGCGCCAAGGCCAAAGCCGGGAGCAACTATGTCCTGGACCGCCGCCGGGCCTGA
- the ybgF gene encoding tol-pal system protein YbgF — MLHLTRLALATLVLAALAGCAGTRGAGPQDSAQATSQRWRLSALEARAMTQQTAQQELDARVDDLERRVLALEARAEAPAPAAPPAPASAAAAAGAPGKADAPGKAMDAEPAAAPAASAPASTAPAAPAAPAPAAAAPAKAAPAAPAKPWEAYPEVRAKGAPKAAAPAKAGAKAAAKAPAPAPRPSASAPATGQADYDAALRLVLAGKAAQGRAALERFLAANPASALAPNARYWLGETYYHEHDDGEAIVAFKAVHQQHPGHDKAAAALLKIGYAYARLGDTANARFYLQVLVQDYPASEAAALARKRLESLK, encoded by the coding sequence ATGCTCCATCTGACCCGCCTGGCGCTGGCGACCCTGGTGCTGGCGGCCCTGGCGGGCTGCGCCGGGACGCGCGGCGCGGGCCCGCAGGACTCCGCCCAGGCCACGAGCCAGCGCTGGCGCCTGAGTGCCCTGGAGGCCCGGGCCATGACCCAGCAGACCGCCCAGCAGGAGCTGGACGCCCGGGTGGACGACCTGGAGCGCCGCGTCCTGGCCCTGGAGGCCAGGGCCGAGGCCCCGGCCCCCGCCGCGCCCCCTGCGCCTGCCTCCGCTGCGGCTGCGGCGGGCGCCCCGGGCAAGGCCGACGCTCCGGGCAAGGCCATGGATGCGGAGCCCGCCGCTGCGCCCGCCGCCTCTGCTCCGGCCTCCACCGCACCAGCCGCCCCCGCCGCCCCGGCTCCCGCCGCTGCCGCCCCGGCCAAGGCCGCCCCCGCCGCCCCGGCCAAGCCCTGGGAGGCCTACCCCGAGGTCCGGGCCAAGGGCGCGCCCAAGGCCGCCGCGCCCGCCAAGGCTGGAGCCAAGGCCGCAGCCAAGGCCCCGGCTCCGGCCCCCAGGCCGTCCGCCTCCGCCCCGGCCACGGGCCAGGCCGACTACGACGCCGCCCTGCGGCTGGTGCTGGCTGGCAAGGCCGCCCAGGGCCGCGCGGCCCTGGAGCGTTTCCTGGCCGCCAACCCCGCCAGCGCCCTGGCGCCCAACGCGCGCTACTGGCTGGGCGAAACCTACTACCACGAGCACGACGACGGCGAGGCCATCGTGGCCTTCAAGGCCGTGCACCAGCAGCACCCCGGCCACGACAAGGCCGCCGCCGCGCTGCTCAAGATCGGCTACGCCTACGCCCGCCTGGGCGATACGGCCAACGCCCGCTTCTATCTCCAGGTGCTGGTGCAGGACTATCCGGCTTCCGAGGCCGCAGCCCTGGCCCGCAAGCGTCTGGAAAGCCTGAAATAG
- a CDS encoding HDOD domain-containing protein, with translation MAEDLRTQRKGQILAVKDLPTLPPVLDQVSRLVEDPESSTDQIAKVISMDQVLSAKILKMVNSPIYGFPGRISSIQHALVLLGFNVIRGVIISTSVFDVMNQSMAGMWEHSVGAATAARTIAERAGFKDPEEFAVAGLLHDLGKVVAAVQMQGLKDELDALVRQEDVTYFEAERRVLGFSHDMIGAWLAGHWNLPVNIKDALSHHHKPLLARFYPQYASVAHVADFCVRLLEFGDGGDQGVPRLEKGALKLLGLDGRALLACVQDLEDRLVDVAGFNFGGAS, from the coding sequence ATGGCCGAAGACCTGCGCACCCAACGCAAGGGCCAGATCCTGGCCGTCAAGGATCTGCCGACCCTGCCGCCCGTCCTCGACCAGGTCTCCCGGCTGGTGGAAGACCCCGAATCGTCCACCGACCAGATCGCCAAGGTCATCAGCATGGACCAGGTGCTTTCGGCCAAGATCCTCAAGATGGTCAACTCGCCCATCTACGGCTTTCCCGGGCGCATCTCCTCCATCCAGCACGCCCTGGTGCTGCTGGGCTTCAACGTCATCCGCGGCGTGATCATCTCCACCTCGGTCTTCGACGTGATGAACCAGTCCATGGCCGGGATGTGGGAGCACAGCGTGGGCGCGGCCACGGCGGCGCGCACCATCGCCGAGCGCGCCGGGTTCAAGGACCCCGAAGAGTTCGCCGTGGCCGGGCTGCTGCACGACCTGGGCAAGGTCGTGGCCGCCGTGCAGATGCAGGGCCTCAAGGACGAGCTGGACGCCCTGGTCCGCCAGGAGGACGTGACCTATTTCGAGGCCGAGCGCCGGGTGCTGGGCTTCTCCCACGACATGATCGGCGCCTGGCTGGCCGGGCACTGGAACCTGCCCGTGAACATCAAGGACGCCTTGTCGCACCACCACAAGCCGCTGCTGGCCCGCTTCTATCCGCAATACGCCAGCGTGGCCCATGTGGCCGACTTCTGCGTGCGCCTGCTGGAGTTCGGCGACGGCGGCGACCAGGGCGTGCCCCGGCTGGAAAAGGGCGCCCTCAAGCTCCTGGGCCTCGACGGGCGCGCTCTGCTGGCCTGCGTGCAGGACCTGGAAGACCGCCTCGTGGACGTGGCCGGGTTCAACTTCGGCGGCGCGTCGTGA
- a CDS encoding chemotaxis protein CheW, translating into MKTPEQYFLEKDFLPSGTEGDALSAAEREFLRKYMGLGDDARAQDAVAMPGPARVESAPGFGPRPEAGDDAAHTGKDLDQTLAEPDIIAQLRQEHDLQLVGFLVGDQEFTVPINVVQEVIRYVAPTRLPAAPPFIAGIVNLRGRVTPLVRMTSLVGGLGASDRPGFIVVCRRKGLQLGLMIDVVKTMYRVAQEKIDWGVEAHLGANVEYVAGLLKADDGKLIGILSIDRIVEKVLKG; encoded by the coding sequence ATGAAAACGCCTGAGCAATATTTCCTGGAGAAGGACTTCCTGCCGTCGGGCACGGAAGGGGATGCCCTGTCCGCCGCCGAGCGGGAATTCCTGCGCAAGTACATGGGCCTGGGCGACGACGCCCGGGCGCAGGACGCCGTGGCCATGCCCGGCCCGGCGCGGGTGGAGTCCGCCCCGGGTTTCGGCCCCCGGCCCGAAGCCGGGGACGACGCGGCCCACACGGGCAAGGACCTGGACCAGACCCTGGCCGAGCCGGATATCATCGCCCAGCTCCGCCAGGAGCACGATCTGCAACTGGTCGGCTTCCTGGTGGGCGACCAGGAGTTCACCGTGCCCATCAACGTGGTCCAGGAGGTCATCCGCTACGTTGCGCCCACGCGGCTGCCCGCCGCGCCCCCGTTCATCGCGGGCATCGTCAACCTGCGCGGGCGGGTCACGCCGCTGGTGCGCATGACCTCGCTGGTGGGCGGGCTCGGGGCGTCCGACCGGCCCGGGTTCATCGTGGTCTGCCGGCGCAAGGGTTTGCAGCTGGGGCTGATGATTGATGTGGTCAAGACCATGTACCGCGTGGCACAGGAGAAGATCGACTGGGGTGTGGAGGCCCACCTGGGGGCCAACGTCGAGTATGTGGCCGGGCTGCTCAAGGCCGACGACGGCAAGCTCATCGGCATCCTGTCCATCGACCGCATCGTCGAGAAGGTGCTCAAGGGTTAG
- a CDS encoding DUF3124 domain-containing protein, which yields MPAARAALAALLTLLTLALPALAGTAAPGPAPSTGQTLYVPVYSHVYHGPKNRDFPLTCTLSIRNTDPHHSFRVEAVEFYNSHGGLVRGLIDGPRPVRPMGTLEFIVDESDNDGGSGANFVIRWVADTPMNPPLVEAVMIGTSSNQGISFTSRAVEILP from the coding sequence ATGCCCGCCGCCCGCGCCGCCCTGGCCGCCCTGCTGACCCTGCTGACCCTGGCCCTGCCCGCCCTGGCCGGAACCGCCGCGCCGGGGCCCGCGCCCAGCACGGGGCAGACCCTGTACGTGCCCGTGTACTCCCACGTCTACCACGGGCCCAAGAACCGCGACTTCCCCCTGACCTGCACCCTGTCCATCCGCAACACCGACCCGCACCACAGCTTCCGCGTGGAGGCCGTGGAGTTCTACAACAGCCACGGCGGGCTGGTGCGCGGCCTCATCGACGGCCCGCGCCCCGTGCGGCCCATGGGCACGCTGGAATTCATCGTGGACGAAAGCGACAACGACGGCGGCTCGGGGGCCAACTTCGTGATCCGCTGGGTTGCCGATACGCCCATGAATCCGCCCCTGGTGGAGGCCGTGATGATCGGCACCAGCTCCAACCAGGGCATCTCCTTCACCTCGCGGGCGGTGGAAATCCTGCCCTGA
- a CDS encoding response regulator: protein MSKHILIVDDSKTVRNLVAFIMKKEGFKVTTAEDGLDGLEKLYSLESVDLIISDVNMPRMDGFTFIKTVREQDAYRDVPIIVLSTEGQDKDIQKGLGLGANLYMVKPAQPEKMVKNVKMLLG from the coding sequence ATGTCTAAACATATCCTGATAGTGGACGATTCGAAGACTGTGCGCAATCTCGTGGCGTTCATCATGAAGAAGGAAGGGTTCAAGGTCACCACGGCGGAGGACGGGCTCGACGGCCTGGAAAAGCTCTACTCCCTGGAATCCGTGGACCTGATCATCTCCGACGTGAACATGCCGCGCATGGACGGGTTCACCTTCATCAAGACCGTGCGCGAGCAGGACGCCTACCGCGATGTGCCGATCATCGTGCTGTCCACGGAAGGGCAGGACAAGGACATCCAGAAGGGCCTGGGCCTGGGGGCCAACCTGTACATGGTCAAGCCCGCCCAGCCCGAAAAGATGGTCAAGAATGTCAAAATGTTGCTTGGCTGA